A segment of the Gemmatimonadales bacterium genome:
AGCCGCACCCTCATCACCGAGTACGTCTGGGACTACCACTTCGACCCCGGAACCAACATCGTGGACGTGGTCATCAATCGCCTTCGGAAGAAGATCGACCAGGGCCGGGAACCGAAGCTCATCCACACCATGCGCGGCGTGGGGTACGTGGTGAAGGCCTGAGGTGCGGAGCATCCGGGCTACCCTGACCCTCTGGTACACGGTCGCCCTCGCGGCGACCGTGCTCACCTTCGGCGTCACCATCACCATCCTCGAGCGCCGCTCCAACTTCGACGAGCTCGACCGTCGCCTCACCGCCGTAGCGGACGTGGAAGGCGGCATCCTGGCGGCCGAGCAGCGGGCCGGCGGCGCGCTGATCGAGGAGTCCAGCGACCCGTACGTCGCGCAGCTGCGCCTCGACGCCCAGGAGCGGCTGGACCCCATCCCGGGCTGGGTCATCGTGGTGGACTCGGCCGCGCGCGGGGTCTACGGCTCCGCCGAAGTGCGCCGCTTCACGCCCGCGGCCTCGGACGTCCTGCGGCGGCGCGTGTTCCGGGTGGTCGATCGACACGAGACGTTCACAGTGGACCTCGACCGCACCCGCTTCAGGTTCGTGGCACGGCGCGTAACGGAGGCGGGGCCGGCCATAGTCGCGGTCGCCGTGGGTGAGCCGACCCGCGACCTCGACATCGCGCCGCGGCGGCTCCTCACCTCCATGCTCCTCGTAGCACCGCTGATCCTCGTCTTCGCCGCCGGTATCGGCTACCTCCTCTCGGTGCGCGCACTCAGGCCGGTGGCCCGCATCATCGACGAGCTCGAGGCGATCACCGACGGCCGCAGCCTCCACCGGCGGCTCCCCGCGCCGCTATCCCAGGTGGACGAGCTGGGGCGACTGGCCTCTTCGCTCAACTCCCTCCTCGGTCGCCTCGAGGCGAGCTTCGGGGCGATGCGCCGGTTCGTCGCCGATGCGAGCCACGAGCTGAAGACCCCGCTCACCGTGATGCGGGCCGGCGTCGAGCGTGCCCTGACCGATCCGGCCACCGCGCCCGAAGCCATGGTCCAGCTCGAGGAAACGCTCCAGGAAGTGCGCCGGATGACGGAGCTCGTGGACGCCCTCCTGACGCTGGCCCGCGTGGACGAGGGGCGGATGGAGTTGCACCGGGAGACCGTGGACCTGGGGGACCTGCTCGGGGAGGTCCACGAGACCGCCCAGCTGCTGGGCGAGGCAGCCGGCGTCGCCGCGATCCTGGAGGTCCCGCCCGAGCCTGTCACCGTGGACGCCGACCGCGACCGCATCAGGCAGCTGGCGATGAACCTCGCCATCAACGCGGTCAAGTACACGCCCGCCGGGGGCCAGGTCTGGCTCACCTTGACGGCGGCGCCGAAGTCGGCGAGCATATCCGTTCGCGACACCGGGATCGGGATAGCCCCGGGGGACGTCGGCCGGGTGTTCGATCGATTCTGGCGGGCCGATCCGGCGCGTTCGCGCACCGGCGAGCGACCCGGCATCGGCTTGGGACTTTCCATCTCCAAGTGGATCGCGGAGGCGCACGGCGGCTCGATCGCCGTGACCAGCAGGCCGGGAAGGGGCAGCACCTTCACGGTCACCCTGCCGCTGGCTTCCGGGAGCATCGCGGCTGTCACGGAATCGTAATCTGGCGCTCATCCCGAAGTTAGAGGCGCCGTGTATCTTCTTGGTGTCAGCGAGATCCGGTTGATGTCAGCTTGATCCGGAGGCGAAGGTGTTCGAGCACCTGATCGAGTCGAATCCGAAGCGATCAGCCAGGGCCGGGTTGGGCAACGGTTTCCTGTCTTTGGTCGTGCACGGCGGTCTCATCTACGGCGGCATCATCGCGACGGCGCACGCCGGCGCGGCCATCGAGGAGCGCATCCACCAGATCGCGGTCACGATGCAGGCGCCCGAACAACCCAAGAACGAGCCGCCGCCGCCCGAGCAGGTGGCCACGGTGAATCCGCCGCCCAAGGGCTTCCAGACGCTGTCGATCCCCGTGAACATCCCGGTGGATATCCCGCCTCCCACCCAGAGCAACTTCAACGCGGCCGACTTCTCGGGCGTGGGCGTAGAGGGCGGCATCCACCGCGGCGTCGAGGGCGGCACGGGCCCGGTCATAAGCGACCAGCCGTATCTCGAGGCGGTCGTCGAGGAGCGTCCGGACCGTGTGTCATCGCCGCCGGTGCGTTACCCGGAGATCCTGCGCCAGGCGGGCATCGAGGGGCGGGTTCTCGTGGAGGTCGTGATCGACACGCTGGGCCGCGCGGAGCGAGGCAGCATCCGTATCCTGTCTTCGACGCACCAGCTGTTCGACGCCCCGGCGCGCGAGGCGGTGGCCAACAGCGTTTACCGGCCGGGCCGGATCTCGGGGCGCGCCGTGCGCGTCCGGGTCCAGGTCCCGCTCAACTTCAGCATCACCCGTTAGGTACCGGTCGTTCACCCCGCCGCGCCGGGACGCGCGGCGAGCCATCACCCTCGGAGGGTAGCGTAATGTCGCTCTCGTTGCTGGACATGTGGAATCAGATGAGCTGGTTCCCCCGCGGAATCGTTTTCGTCATGGTCTTCATGTCCGTATGGTCGTTCCAGCTCGCGGTGGGCAAGTGGTGGGCGACCCGGAAGGCGCAGAAGGAGACGGCCAAGTTCGCGCCGGAGTTCTCCCGCTTCCTCCAGGAAGAGCAGATGGAGGGCGCGATCAGCCTGGCTGAGAAGTACAAGAAGAGCCACGTCGCGCGCACCCTGGCCGGCGCGCTCGACGAGATCAAGCCGCTCCTTCGGGACGGGCACCAGATCACGGCGGCCGACATCAACTCGGCCGAGCGGGCGATCGAGCGCAACACCATCATCCTGATCGCCGAGCTGAAGGGGGGCCTCGGAGTGCTGGCGACCATCGGCTCGACGGCGCCGTTCGTCGGCCTCCTGGGCACCACGCTGGGCATCGTGAATGCGTTCGTCGGCATGGCCTCGGGCGGCGGCTCGGGCGGCCTGGCGGCGGTCTCCGGCGGTATCGCCGAGGCGCTGATCACGACCGCCTTCGGCCTCATGGTCGCGATCCCGGCGGTGTGGCTCTACAACTACTTCCAGACCAAGATCGACTTCCTCACCGTGGAGATGGTGTACGCGGGCAAGGAGCTCGTGGACTACCTGATCAAGAGCGTCGGATCCGAGTTCGGGCGCTCCACGTTCACCAAGGACTTCCCGGCCCAGGTCGCCTCCGGCAGTGGCCATATCAACCAGTAGCAAGAGCAACGTCAACGCGGACATCAACGTCACGCCGATGGCGGACGTGATGTTGGTGCTGCTGATCATCTTCATGATCACGGCGCCGCTGATCGCGTCGGGGTTCTTGGCGCAGATGCCCGAAGGCATCAACCTCATCAAGGCCGAGGAAGACCCCGATGACGTCACGCTCGGCATGGACCGGGACGGGAACTACTTCCTCAATACCGCGCCCGTGAACAAGGCCGATGTGCAGGCGCGCCTGACCGCGCTGTACTCCGCCCGCACCAAGGACAAGATCCTCTACCTCAAGGCCGACGTGAACCTGACCATGGACAAGATCCAGGAGGCCATCTCGATGGCGCGGGCCGCCGGAGTCCGGGTGGTGGCGGCCGTGGCCGATCAGAGGCTGGGTACCGCGCCCACGGTTTCCGTAGAGCGTGAAGGGAGGAACTGACCCATGCAGATGGCCACCGGCGGCGGCGGCAACATGCAGTCGGACATCAACATCACGCCGCTCATCGACGTGCTGCTGGTCCTGCTCGTGATCTTCATGATCACCCAGCCGATGCTGCGGAAGGTGCTGGACATCCAGGTTCCGGTGGAGGAGCCCGCCACCTCCCAGCCGGTCAACACGAACACCATCGTCCTCGAGATCAGGGACGACGGCACGTACGCGATCAACACCCAGCCCGTCACTCACGACCAGCTGCTAGCCAAGTTTCACGAGATCTACGACGTGCGCAGCGAGAAGCTGCTGTTCCTGAAGGTGGGCCAGCAGCGGAAGTACCGGGACGTGATCGAGGCGATCGACATCGCCCGGGCCGCCGGGGTGAAGGTGTTCGGCCTCGCGCCCCCGGAAACCGCCGCGCCGGCAGGTTGAGGCCGGCCCGCCCGGAACAACCCTCGGCGGTCGGGCGTAGACACTAGCATGACCACCGAGCGCGCGGCGTCGCGGCAGATCCCGCTCGCCAACCCGATCGGCCGGCAGCTCCAGGGCCGCGGCACCGTTCGCGAATGGATCGTGTCGGCCGCTTTGCACGCGGCCATCGTGGCCGCCATCATCCTTGCGGGCACCACCTTCGAGGAAGTGCTGGGATCTCCCGGCGCCGGCAGCGGGCGGGGCGGCGGCGGAGGTGGTGGTGGCAACCGGGCGTTCGCCGTCTTCGCGCTTCCGGCTTCCGCGTCGGCGACCATTCCGCCGCCTCCTCCACTCGTCGTGCCGGACCAGCTCTCCCTCCAGGTGCCGGTCGTGAAGCCGCCCGACCCCGAGATCCGCCCGCCTACCGCGGCGGAACTCGCGGCCCAGGCCGTCACCGGCGCGGGGCCGGGCGAAGGGCCGGGGCAGGGCACCGGCACGGGGCCCGGCGCCGGCAGCGGCACCGGCGGCGGCATCGGCTCCGGGGTTGGCCCCGGCGTCGGGGCCGATTCCGGTGGCGCCGGCCGGATCTTCCCGCCGCAGCTACAAGGGATGATCCTCCCCCCGCAGCCGGTCCCCGGCGGACTCAAGGGCACCCGGGTGACCGCGCGCTTCGAGATCTCCGAGCGCGGCGAGGTCCTCAGCGTGGAGTTGGACCCGCCGATCCGCGACCGATCGTACCGCAACGAGCTCCTGGAACGGCTGCGGCACTACAATTTCACCCCCGCCTTCACCCTGGACGGCCGGCCCGTGCGGGCGGTCTACCCGATCCTGATCACGTTGTGATTCAGTTGGACGGTCGGTAGACTTCCCCGGCGGTTTCCGGGCCTACATTCCTTAACCTGCGTCCACCCGAGGCACATCTGAGTCTGTTCCGGCGCAAGTCGGTCGACCTCCTGGTTGAGGAGGCGACACATCGGAGCGGCCTCAAGCGCTCTCTGGGCAAGCTGGAGCTCACCCTGCTCGGCATCGGCGCCATCGTTGGCGCCGGTATTTTCTCGAGTGTGGGCACCGCCATCGCGGGCTCCGCCGACCGGCCCGGCGCGGGCCCGGCGCTGGTGATCTCCCTGCTCATCGTCACCCTCGTCTCGACCCTCGCCGCGATGGCGTACGCCGAGTTCGCCTCGATGATCCCGGCCGCGGGCAGCGCGTACACCTATGCGTACGCGACGCTGGGCGAGTTGATCGCGTGGATGATCGGCTGGGACCTGATCATCGAGTACGCCATCGGCAACGTGGCCGTGGCGATCAGCTGGGCCGGATACTTCGACACGCTGCTGCGTGGGTTCGGGGTACACTTGCCCGCCTGGCTGGTGACCGACTGGCGAACCGCGCATCAGGCGGCGGCGGAAGTGGCCGCGGCGGTCGATCCGGCGACGGTAAGCGCGGTGCGACGGTTCGCCGCCGAGGCGGTCCAGACGGCGCCGCACCTGTTCGGCCTGGCGCTGATCTTCAACCTCCCGGCCTTCGGCATCGTCGCCCTTCTGACCGTCCTGCTCGTCATCGGCATCAAGGAAAGCGCCAGCGCGAACAACGTGATGGTGTTCATCAAGATGGGTGTAGTCCTCGTGTTCCTCGCGGTCGGCGTGAGGTTCGTGAAGCCGGAGCACTGGGTGCCGTTCGCGCCTAACGGGTTTGAGGGCATCGCCGTCGGGGCCGCCATCATCTTCTTCGCGTACATCGGCTTCGACGCCGTGTCCACCGCCGCCGAGGAGACCAAGAACCCGCAAGAGGACATTCCCTTCGGCATCATGGCCTCGCTGGTCGTCTGTACGTTCCTGTACATCGCCATCGTCCTGGTGCTGACCGGAGTCATGCCGTGGAATCAGCTCGGCGTGCCCGACCCGCTGGCCGTCGCGCTCCAGGCCATCCACGCCGACTGGTTCGCCGGCGTCGTCGCCTTCGGCGCGGTCATCTCGATGACGTCCGTGCTGCTGGTCTTCCAGCTCGGCCAGCCTCGCATCTTCTTCTCGATGGCGCGCGACGGACTCCTGCCGCCCTGGGCCGCCAAGGTACACCCGCGCTTCAAGACGCCGCACGTGGCTACGATCATCACCGGGGTCCTGGTGGCCGTGCCGTCGCTGTTCTTCAACATCGACGAGATGGTGAGCCTGACCAACATCGGGACCTTCTTCGCCTTCCTTCTCGTGTCGGCCGGCATCATCGTGCTCCGCCGACGCGATCCCGGCCGGGAGCGGCCGTTCCGCATGCCGTTCGTGCCCGGGCTGCCGCTCCTGTGCATCGGCATCTGCGGCTACCTGATGCTCAAGTTGCCGGCGCAGACCTGGATCCTGTTCAGCGTCTGGCTGCTAATCGGCCTCGTCATCTACTTCGGTTACGGGCAGCGCCACAGCCGGCTCAACGTGCCCGCGGCCGCAGCACCGGCCGCCGCTGAGTGAAACTCCATACCAAGATCCTCCTCGGCCTCGTCCTGGGGGCCGCCGCGGGAATAGCGGCCAGCCTGGCCACCCACGGCGATGTGGCCCGCGCCGCGCAGCTCATCCAGGCCGACG
Coding sequences within it:
- a CDS encoding HAMP domain-containing sensor histidine kinase, whose product is MRSIRATLTLWYTVALAATVLTFGVTITILERRSNFDELDRRLTAVADVEGGILAAEQRAGGALIEESSDPYVAQLRLDAQERLDPIPGWVIVVDSAARGVYGSAEVRRFTPAASDVLRRRVFRVVDRHETFTVDLDRTRFRFVARRVTEAGPAIVAVAVGEPTRDLDIAPRRLLTSMLLVAPLILVFAAGIGYLLSVRALRPVARIIDELEAITDGRSLHRRLPAPLSQVDELGRLASSLNSLLGRLEASFGAMRRFVADASHELKTPLTVMRAGVERALTDPATAPEAMVQLEETLQEVRRMTELVDALLTLARVDEGRMELHRETVDLGDLLGEVHETAQLLGEAAGVAAILEVPPEPVTVDADRDRIRQLAMNLAINAVKYTPAGGQVWLTLTAAPKSASISVRDTGIGIAPGDVGRVFDRFWRADPARSRTGERPGIGLGLSISKWIAEAHGGSIAVTSRPGRGSTFTVTLPLASGSIAAVTES
- a CDS encoding TonB family protein, with the translated sequence MFEHLIESNPKRSARAGLGNGFLSLVVHGGLIYGGIIATAHAGAAIEERIHQIAVTMQAPEQPKNEPPPPEQVATVNPPPKGFQTLSIPVNIPVDIPPPTQSNFNAADFSGVGVEGGIHRGVEGGTGPVISDQPYLEAVVEERPDRVSSPPVRYPEILRQAGIEGRVLVEVVIDTLGRAERGSIRILSSTHQLFDAPAREAVANSVYRPGRISGRAVRVRVQVPLNFSITR
- a CDS encoding MotA/TolQ/ExbB proton channel family protein: MSWFPRGIVFVMVFMSVWSFQLAVGKWWATRKAQKETAKFAPEFSRFLQEEQMEGAISLAEKYKKSHVARTLAGALDEIKPLLRDGHQITAADINSAERAIERNTIILIAELKGGLGVLATIGSTAPFVGLLGTTLGIVNAFVGMASGGGSGGLAAVSGGIAEALITTAFGLMVAIPAVWLYNYFQTKIDFLTVEMVYAGKELVDYLIKSVGSEFGRSTFTKDFPAQVASGSGHINQ
- a CDS encoding biopolymer transporter ExbD, which translates into the protein MAISTSSKSNVNADINVTPMADVMLVLLIIFMITAPLIASGFLAQMPEGINLIKAEEDPDDVTLGMDRDGNYFLNTAPVNKADVQARLTALYSARTKDKILYLKADVNLTMDKIQEAISMARAAGVRVVAAVADQRLGTAPTVSVEREGRN
- a CDS encoding biopolymer transporter ExbD, whose translation is MQMATGGGGNMQSDINITPLIDVLLVLLVIFMITQPMLRKVLDIQVPVEEPATSQPVNTNTIVLEIRDDGTYAINTQPVTHDQLLAKFHEIYDVRSEKLLFLKVGQQRKYRDVIEAIDIARAAGVKVFGLAPPETAAPAG
- a CDS encoding amino acid permease encodes the protein MVEEATHRSGLKRSLGKLELTLLGIGAIVGAGIFSSVGTAIAGSADRPGAGPALVISLLIVTLVSTLAAMAYAEFASMIPAAGSAYTYAYATLGELIAWMIGWDLIIEYAIGNVAVAISWAGYFDTLLRGFGVHLPAWLVTDWRTAHQAAAEVAAAVDPATVSAVRRFAAEAVQTAPHLFGLALIFNLPAFGIVALLTVLLVIGIKESASANNVMVFIKMGVVLVFLAVGVRFVKPEHWVPFAPNGFEGIAVGAAIIFFAYIGFDAVSTAAEETKNPQEDIPFGIMASLVVCTFLYIAIVLVLTGVMPWNQLGVPDPLAVALQAIHADWFAGVVAFGAVISMTSVLLVFQLGQPRIFFSMARDGLLPPWAAKVHPRFKTPHVATIITGVLVAVPSLFFNIDEMVSLTNIGTFFAFLLVSAGIIVLRRRDPGRERPFRMPFVPGLPLLCIGICGYLMLKLPAQTWILFSVWLLIGLVIYFGYGQRHSRLNVPAAAAPAAAE